A single genomic interval of Mangifera indica cultivar Alphonso chromosome 5, CATAS_Mindica_2.1, whole genome shotgun sequence harbors:
- the LOC123215360 gene encoding zinc finger protein ZAT9-like: protein MEPNQKKKFICKFCHKRYPCGKSLGGHIRTHMNNNGGNTAAAEEGVAKLDIDEILYGRSTKKEPMLEAGGQSGGYVLRENPKRTKRFADSNTLTLQQEMVCKECGKGFQSLKALCGHMACHSEKFKTTFEDQKLIMDSESDTETSAPSRLRRSKRVGYKSIDVYNTCSFDIANGNSSVSGIEQEQEEIAMCLMMLSRDPSYKKGLNSFADSSDNNSVVLEAKSSSTDMKISGKNGVNCVSNCNEFEEMKKGRDGKSKSAEIDVSDNSDSGYFRNGPKKFESDASVDGFIRNGEFKKSKEEYESCFEDFGVKLGKKYDSRKKAKTDSSSPETFSNIAQKRSQFECLICNKVFHSHRSLWGHTASHSKINGCCESINESGEHTLETDSFPNNSKVSKSFNGKNPIEQSESRSVEKRMVSRKSKGHECPFCFRVFKSGQALGGHKRSHFVGGSEDRTVVIKQQLNDMHGLIDLNLPAPMEEEATGEAGFAPW, encoded by the coding sequence ATGGAACCAAATCAAAAGAAGAAGTTCATCTGCAAGTTTTGCCACAAGAGGTATCCGTGTGGCAAGTCCTTGGGTGGTCACATCAGGACTCACATGAATAATAATGGCGGCAACACTGCTGCAGCAGAAGAAGGTGTAGCTAAGCTCGACATAGACGAGATTCTCTATGGAAGAAGCACTAAAAAAGAGCCGATGCTTGAAGCTGGTGGACAATCTGGTGGTTATGTTCTTAGAGAGAATCCAAAGAGAACAAAGCGGTTTGCGGATTCAAACACACTTACTTTACAGCAAGAAATGGTCTGTAAAGAATGTGGTAAAGGGTTTCAATCTCTGAAAGCTCTTTGTGGTCACATGGCTTGTCATTCTGAGAAGTTCAAAACCACTTTTGAAGATCAAAAACTTATAATGGATAGTGAATCAGATACTGAAACATCGGCTCCAAGTAGGCTAAGGAGATCCAAGAGAGTTGGTTACAAGAGTATTGATGTTTATAATACTTGTTCTTTTGATATTGCAAATGGGAATTCATCTGTTTCAGGGATAGAGCAGGAACAAGAGGAGATTGCTATGTGTTTGATGATGTTGTCCCGGGATCCTAGCTATAAAAAGGGCTTGAATTCTTTCGCTGATTCTTCTGATAACAATTCAGTGGTTTTGGAAGCTAAGTCATCGTCTACTGATATGAAAATTTCTGGGAAGAATGGTGTGAATTGTGTCTCCAATTGTAACGAGTTTGAGGAAATGAAGAAAGGAAGAGACGGCAAGTCTAAATCTGCTGAAATTGATGTTTCTGATAATTCTGATTCTGGTTATTTTAGAAATGGACCTAAGAAGTTTGAATCTGATGCTTCTGTTGATGGGTTCATTAGGAATGGTGAATTCAAAAAGTCTAAAGAGGAATACGAATCTTGTTTTGAGGACTTCGGTGTAAAATTGGGGAAAAAATACGATTcaagaaagaaagcaaaaactgaTTCTTCAAGTCCTGAAACTTTCAGCAACATTGCCCAGAAGAGAAGCCAATTCGAGTGTTTGATTTGTAACAAGGTCTTCCATTCACATCGGTCTCTCTGGGGACACACAGCTAGCCACAGTAAGATAAACGGCTGCTGTGAATCTATAAATGAGAGCGGTGAACACACCTTAGAGACCGATTCATTTCCTAATAACAGTAAAGTTTCCAAGTCTTTCAATGGCAAAAACCCAATTGAGCAAAGTGAGTCTCGCAGTGTTGAGAAAAGAATGGTGTCTAGGAAAAGCAAAGGCCATGAATGCCCATTCTGCTTCAGGGTATTCAAATCTGGCCAAGCTTTAGGAGGCCACAAGAGGTCCCATTTTGTTGGGGGAAGTGAAGATAGAACCGTGGTAATTAAGCAACAGTTAAATGATATGCATGGTCTAATTGATCTTAATCTTCCTGCTCCAATGGAGGAAGAGGCAACCGGCGAAGCTGGGTTCGCGCCGTGGTAG